Proteins from a single region of Cytophagaceae bacterium:
- a CDS encoding ABC transporter permease translates to MFRNYIKIAFRNLWKNKLFSVINILGLGLAIPFALMSIMHLQGAFEFDNFHPDSDRIFRIITDEKSTEDGLNHFASSPYLLSETIKNNYSGIENSTKVVREYGWELNNRLKNLNVNTIYVEPSFFQIFGFKIDNGAVPVEPNSLILSHETAQRFYGDANPIGQVLTHPTYGVFKITGVLKAFKKGTQFRSDVMVSMATYEKFHDFQLKPSSWATLETFTFVKIAQKAQVHTLELALKNISKQSNLLIASSKKSNSFRAQSLSDISPNTEDLRNNPYVEDLQDIYFNFSIPLMILLLAGFNYTNLTLARSLSRSREVGVRKVIGALRSQLVLQFIAEAIIVALFSLFLGVLILQFLKTYIPVPWVTWEVENQTLIWIGFILFALFVGVLAGSLPAWILSGFQPVKVLKGTLSPVSFGKVGFRKVLIVIQFVASLGFIFMIGHLYNQFEYMATENDNFNRKGIFNLSLADKNYSILANDISKNKNVEKIGFVSVPFGGITSEFAIKTKSDEENKSTFYYAADAGFIENMKLKFIAGNNLPVSQSDSAGNFVLINEQAVRRLQLGSPQEAIGKIVYLNNSKNELQVAGVVRDFCHFNYQFKKEPVVFQYNPAQFSVINIKTRQQTPQDAFLNEMKIIWKRHYPFQELGYSWFEKDLYDRYYPSEDMKMMGIATLVIIVIAVMGLLGMVTYSTEKRIKEIGIRKVMGASVMNIVKTLSWGFVKLLVLAGLIALPIGIIENWFLASVFTYYAGLNLGLMGVFFISILTVALFTVGYYSIRAALMNPVRSLKTE, encoded by the coding sequence ATGTTTAGAAATTATATAAAAATAGCGTTTAGAAATCTCTGGAAAAATAAACTCTTTTCAGTAATAAATATCTTAGGTCTTGGTCTGGCCATTCCTTTTGCCCTGATGTCTATTATGCACCTACAGGGGGCTTTTGAGTTTGATAATTTTCATCCTGATTCTGACCGGATTTTTAGAATAATAACCGATGAAAAAAGTACCGAGGATGGCTTAAATCATTTTGCTTCATCTCCATATCTGCTGTCAGAGACAATTAAAAATAATTATTCAGGAATTGAAAACTCAACCAAAGTGGTACGGGAATATGGTTGGGAGCTCAATAACAGACTTAAAAACTTAAACGTCAATACGATATATGTTGAGCCATCATTCTTCCAGATTTTTGGTTTTAAAATCGATAATGGTGCTGTTCCGGTTGAGCCCAATAGTTTGATATTAAGTCATGAAACCGCCCAAAGGTTTTATGGTGATGCCAACCCGATAGGTCAGGTGTTAACACATCCGACTTATGGTGTTTTTAAAATAACGGGTGTGTTGAAGGCTTTTAAAAAGGGTACCCAATTCAGAAGTGATGTGATGGTCTCGATGGCTACTTACGAGAAATTTCACGATTTTCAATTAAAACCTTCTTCCTGGGCTACATTAGAGACTTTTACTTTTGTGAAAATTGCCCAAAAAGCACAAGTTCATACTTTGGAATTGGCCTTAAAGAATATTTCGAAACAGTCCAATTTACTCATTGCCTCTTCAAAAAAATCTAATAGTTTCAGAGCTCAGTCTCTTAGTGATATTTCTCCTAATACTGAAGATCTTAGAAATAATCCCTATGTTGAAGATTTACAGGACATTTATTTTAATTTTTCAATTCCGCTAATGATTCTGCTTTTGGCAGGCTTTAACTACACCAATCTCACTTTGGCAAGGTCTCTAAGTCGGTCCAGGGAAGTGGGAGTTCGTAAGGTTATTGGGGCATTAAGGAGTCAGCTAGTGCTTCAATTCATAGCTGAGGCAATTATTGTCGCTTTGTTTTCATTGTTTTTAGGAGTGTTAATCCTGCAGTTTCTTAAAACCTATATTCCGGTGCCCTGGGTTACGTGGGAGGTAGAAAACCAGACCTTGATTTGGATAGGTTTCATATTGTTTGCATTGTTTGTAGGAGTACTGGCGGGAAGTCTTCCTGCCTGGATTCTGTCTGGGTTTCAACCCGTGAAAGTCCTGAAGGGGACACTCTCACCTGTTTCTTTTGGGAAAGTTGGATTTCGTAAAGTATTGATAGTTATTCAGTTTGTGGCATCGCTTGGTTTTATTTTTATGATAGGCCATTTGTATAATCAATTTGAATACATGGCCACCGAAAATGATAATTTTAACAGAAAAGGCATTTTTAATTTGTCACTTGCAGACAAAAACTATTCAATTTTGGCTAATGATATTTCAAAAAATAAGAATGTAGAAAAAATAGGATTTGTTTCGGTGCCTTTTGGTGGAATCACTTCAGAATTCGCCATAAAAACGAAATCAGACGAAGAAAATAAATCTACCTTTTATTATGCTGCGGATGCCGGTTTTATTGAAAACATGAAACTGAAATTTATTGCGGGTAATAACCTTCCGGTTTCTCAGTCAGACTCAGCCGGAAATTTTGTTTTAATTAATGAACAGGCCGTCAGGAGGTTGCAATTAGGTTCACCTCAGGAAGCAATAGGAAAGATTGTATATCTTAACAATTCAAAAAACGAACTCCAGGTCGCGGGGGTGGTCAGAGACTTTTGTCATTTCAATTATCAGTTTAAAAAAGAGCCTGTTGTATTTCAATACAATCCTGCACAGTTTTCTGTTATTAACATAAAAACCAGGCAACAAACACCACAGGATGCATTTTTAAATGAAATGAAAATCATTTGGAAGCGACATTATCCTTTTCAGGAATTGGGTTATTCATGGTTTGAGAAAGACCTTTATGACCGATACTATCCCTCAGAAGACATGAAAATGATGGGAATAGCAACTCTCGTTATCATTGTAATTGCTGTAATGGGATTGCTGGGAATGGTGACTTATAGTACCGAAAAACGCATCAAGGAAATCGGAATCAGGAAAGTTATGGGGGCTTCGGTAATGAATATAGTTAAAACACTTTCATGGGGTTTTGTAAAATTACTGGTACTTGCCGGACTCATCGCATTGCCGATCGGAATAATCGAAAACTGGTTTTTAGCAAGTGTTTTTACCTATTATGCTGGTTTAAATCTGGGATTGATGGGGGTTTTCTTTATTTCCATATTAACCGTGGCACTTTTTACAGTTGGATATTATTCAATCAGGGCCGCTTTGATGAATCCTGTGAGAAGTTTGAAAACAGAGTGA
- a CDS encoding ABC transporter permease: protein MIKNYFKIAWRNLKKNGVYSFLNLLGLAVGVSIFLFLTLFINQELSFDKYNKNYQNIVRIGQTASFDGQQYEWATVPNIVGPTMTKELPEIKSFARILGHSFGKTAFVNTDTDKFSENKLFWTDGELLNIFDINLIEGNPKTALDAPNKIILSKSKAEKYFGQTKPIGKTLKIDNDYTVTVTGVFEDLPNNSTLDAEMLGSFSTIQWASKELHWSNASYETYFLLNQAIDLASLTKKINAVLDKNIPKDQQWFKFWLQPLQDIHLYSTHISISSTTQSGDANQVKILIALALAILIIACVNYMNLATAQSQKNQKEVGLSKVMGASRWSLIKRFYAESFLMVLFSTVVGLIILVLALPFFNNLADTQVSITELLQWKVLATLAVSTLVLAVMAGSYPALLISSFSPLSLFGRKENHLVSAQGIRKGLVVLQFSASIVLIICTLVFYNQLHFMQNKNLGYEVKQIISVTTEAAESKEQIDGLMNELKSQSFVKSLARTQVLPAESGSLRAMTKPEAPENNFSVQTNHSSPEIFETLGLKLLAGKAFIPKTSPKDTMVQVVLNQSAIKFYGYTPEQAIGKTAYNLFGWNNAQIVGVVEDFHFEDFHKPIGAYGFHNQPSEGRPNLLIKVEGGDLSQNLATIQSIFQKNLPNSAFKYTFLSDAVAKLYAAEKKTSDIVLFFSVVAILIACLGLFGLAAYMAEQRTKEIGVRKVLGASISSIVGLLSFSFIKLVMLAFLLAAPLSWFYLNTWLNEFSYHINMPWWAFLVAGLFTLTVAIFTVSFQSIKASLLNPVKSLKSE, encoded by the coding sequence ATGATTAAGAACTATTTCAAAATCGCCTGGAGGAATTTAAAGAAAAACGGCGTTTATTCTTTCCTCAATCTTTTGGGTTTGGCAGTTGGTGTCTCTATTTTTCTATTCCTAACTTTGTTTATTAATCAAGAGCTATCTTTTGATAAATACAACAAAAATTACCAAAATATAGTAAGGATAGGACAAACAGCCAGTTTTGATGGACAACAATATGAATGGGCTACAGTACCCAATATTGTAGGGCCTACCATGACCAAGGAATTACCAGAAATAAAATCTTTTGCCCGTATTTTGGGACATTCTTTTGGCAAAACGGCCTTTGTAAATACCGATACCGACAAGTTTTCTGAAAATAAATTGTTTTGGACAGACGGCGAACTGTTGAATATTTTTGACATAAATCTTATTGAAGGGAATCCAAAAACAGCATTAGACGCTCCCAATAAAATCATATTGAGCAAATCAAAAGCTGAAAAATATTTTGGACAAACCAAACCAATTGGTAAAACCCTGAAAATTGATAATGATTATACAGTAACTGTTACAGGGGTTTTTGAGGACTTACCCAACAACTCTACCCTTGATGCTGAAATGTTGGGTTCATTTAGCACCATCCAATGGGCATCCAAAGAACTTCATTGGAGCAATGCCAGCTACGAGACCTATTTTCTATTAAATCAAGCCATTGATTTGGCCTCTTTGACAAAAAAAATAAATGCAGTTTTAGACAAAAATATTCCTAAAGACCAGCAATGGTTTAAATTTTGGTTACAACCTTTGCAAGATATCCATCTCTATTCCACTCATATTTCTATCTCGAGCACCACGCAGTCAGGTGATGCCAATCAAGTGAAAATTTTGATAGCTTTGGCACTGGCGATACTTATTATTGCCTGCGTAAATTACATGAATCTGGCTACTGCACAGTCTCAAAAAAACCAAAAAGAAGTGGGTCTTAGCAAAGTAATGGGAGCATCTCGATGGAGTTTAATCAAGCGGTTTTATGCAGAATCATTTCTGATGGTCTTGTTTTCAACAGTAGTGGGTCTAATAATTTTGGTTTTAGCACTTCCTTTTTTTAATAATTTGGCCGATACTCAAGTCTCTATAACAGAACTTTTGCAATGGAAAGTTTTAGCAACATTGGCTGTCTCTACTTTAGTTTTGGCGGTTATGGCTGGTTCTTATCCTGCACTTTTGATTTCTTCTTTTTCACCGTTGTCATTGTTTGGCAGAAAAGAAAACCATTTAGTGTCGGCACAAGGTATAAGAAAAGGGCTGGTTGTTTTGCAATTTTCCGCTTCTATTGTTCTAATTATATGCACCTTAGTTTTTTACAATCAGCTTCATTTTATGCAAAACAAAAACCTCGGTTATGAGGTAAAACAAATCATAAGTGTTACAACTGAAGCTGCCGAAAGTAAAGAACAGATTGATGGCTTGATGAATGAATTGAAATCTCAAAGTTTTGTAAAAAGCCTGGCCAGGACACAAGTTTTACCGGCTGAGTCGGGAAGTTTGAGAGCCATGACAAAACCCGAAGCACCCGAAAACAACTTTTCGGTTCAAACCAATCACAGCTCACCCGAGATATTCGAAACGCTGGGTCTGAAACTTTTGGCTGGGAAAGCTTTTATTCCTAAAACTTCTCCTAAGGATACCATGGTGCAGGTCGTTTTGAACCAATCTGCCATTAAATTTTATGGATATACCCCCGAACAAGCAATAGGTAAAACCGCCTACAATCTTTTCGGTTGGAACAACGCCCAAATCGTCGGCGTGGTAGAGGATTTTCATTTCGAAGACTTCCATAAACCTATTGGTGCTTATGGATTTCATAATCAACCATCTGAAGGAAGGCCAAATCTTTTAATAAAAGTGGAAGGAGGTGATTTAAGCCAAAATTTAGCAACCATTCAATCTATTTTTCAAAAAAACTTACCCAATTCAGCTTTTAAATATACGTTTTTAAGCGATGCCGTAGCAAAATTGTACGCCGCTGAGAAAAAAACCTCTGACATAGTTTTGTTCTTTTCGGTGGTTGCCATCTTAATAGCCTGCTTGGGTTTATTTGGTTTAGCAGCTTATATGGCCGAACAAAGAACCAAAGAGATTGGAGTTAGAAAGGTATTGGGTGCCTCCATTTCTAGTATTGTGGGTTTACTTTCTTTCAGTTTTATAAAACTAGTAATGCTGGCGTTTCTTTTAGCGGCTCCATTGTCTTGGTTTTATTTAAACACTTGGTTGAATGAGTTTAGCTATCACATCAATATGCCTTGGTGGGCGTTTTTAGTGGCGGGATTATTTACATTGACTGTGGCCATATTTACAGTAAGTTTTCAGTCCATAAAAGCATCATTGCTGAACCCTGTGAAAAGTTTGAAGTCAGAGTAA
- a CDS encoding ABC transporter permease yields the protein MIKNYFKIAWRNLSRNKVYSIINMLGLSIGLSAAMLILLYSKDEVSYDRFHENNPNIYRVVNQWSNPDGSVKSKDGNTGHFQGPKFKEGIAEIREFVRVKSDFRNIKQNQEVKSEEMLAADSTFFSVFTFPMLSGDPHTALKNPKSIVISEEMAEKYFHSTDVLGKYLEISEDDKFVQYQITGVSKKCPQNSSIKFNFLLPNIVAAEEYKNGDNWFNFFQNTFVLIDPKATQSQVEAKMKLVFEKDSRDAYKRMQDQFGVKEKVSYLLQPMSAMHLSTDYVATNGLQDASNPVFSYLLGGIAAFILLIACINFINLTVARSLKRAKEIGVRKVVGSNRKQLIWQFMSESFLLCFASFIFALVLVQIVLPKFNFLANKSLALSYLFDYKLIAGYFLLFIITSFLSGFYPAIVLSGFSPVATLYGRFMLSGKNLLQKSLVVLQFGLASFLIISTLTIFSQFNFLTKKELGYEDKNLILVGKWNLTHQEARLFRDELLQNPDIVETASKNGGSWGTIAKVNGEKQMNFAYETVDTRYIPLLKIKVLQGRNFSPDYPTDSTQSVIVNETFVKQAGWKNPIGQTVNFWYDNNAKYQVIGVVKDHHFASVNQSIEPQLFTMKPGNQYGMMFVKIKPGSETKTLKHIEASFKKLFPLNSYDFKIKESENLKNYESEAKWKQIMLFGAILTIFISCIGLFGLATLSAEKRMKEIGIRKVMGATVSSVVALLSKDFLKLVALSFLFSFPLAYFASTKWLENYPYRENFNFMIMVFTALVTIVVALLTVSWHSIKTALMNPVKSLKTE from the coding sequence ATGATAAAGAACTATTTCAAAATCGCGTGGAGGAATCTCTCCAGAAATAAGGTGTACAGCATTATCAATATGCTGGGTCTTTCGATTGGGCTTTCTGCTGCCATGCTGATACTTCTTTACAGTAAAGATGAGGTCAGTTATGATCGATTTCATGAGAATAATCCCAACATTTATCGTGTTGTAAATCAATGGTCCAATCCGGATGGAAGTGTCAAGAGCAAAGATGGAAATACCGGACATTTTCAGGGGCCAAAATTCAAAGAGGGTATCGCCGAGATTCGTGAATTTGTGCGGGTTAAGAGTGATTTTAGAAATATCAAGCAAAATCAGGAAGTCAAAAGTGAAGAAATGTTGGCAGCTGACAGCACTTTTTTCTCGGTTTTTACTTTTCCAATGCTAAGTGGAGACCCCCATACGGCTCTGAAAAATCCAAAAAGTATAGTGATTTCGGAAGAAATGGCTGAAAAATATTTTCATTCAACAGATGTTTTGGGTAAGTATTTGGAAATCAGCGAAGATGATAAATTTGTGCAATATCAAATCACAGGAGTTTCTAAAAAATGCCCTCAAAACTCTTCAATCAAATTCAATTTTTTGCTGCCCAACATAGTTGCTGCTGAGGAATACAAAAATGGTGACAACTGGTTCAATTTTTTCCAGAATACGTTTGTATTAATCGACCCAAAGGCCACACAAAGTCAGGTTGAAGCTAAAATGAAGCTGGTTTTTGAAAAAGATTCCCGGGATGCATATAAGCGGATGCAGGATCAGTTTGGCGTAAAAGAAAAGGTCAGCTATTTGTTGCAACCCATGTCAGCCATGCATCTCAGCACCGACTATGTTGCTACCAATGGCCTTCAGGATGCCAGTAATCCCGTTTTCTCTTATTTGTTGGGTGGAATTGCCGCCTTTATTCTTTTGATTGCCTGCATCAATTTCATCAATCTTACGGTTGCCCGGTCTTTGAAAAGAGCAAAAGAAATAGGAGTAAGAAAAGTGGTCGGGAGTAATCGTAAGCAGTTAATCTGGCAGTTTATGAGTGAGTCATTTTTACTCTGTTTTGCCTCTTTTATTTTTGCTTTGGTATTGGTACAGATAGTTTTGCCTAAATTCAATTTTCTGGCAAATAAATCTTTGGCTTTGTCTTATTTATTTGATTATAAGCTTATTGCAGGGTATTTTTTATTATTTATTATAACCAGTTTCTTGTCTGGTTTTTATCCGGCGATAGTATTGTCGGGTTTTAGTCCGGTGGCTACATTGTATGGCAGGTTCATGCTATCCGGTAAAAATTTATTGCAGAAAAGTCTGGTGGTTTTACAGTTTGGACTGGCCTCTTTTCTCATTATTTCTACACTTACGATTTTTTCTCAATTTAATTTTCTTACAAAAAAGGAACTGGGTTATGAGGATAAAAATCTGATTTTGGTAGGGAAATGGAATTTGACGCATCAGGAGGCCAGATTATTCAGAGATGAATTGCTTCAAAATCCAGATATTGTTGAAACCGCATCTAAAAATGGGGGTTCATGGGGAACAATCGCCAAGGTCAATGGGGAGAAACAGATGAATTTTGCCTACGAAACGGTGGATACCCGATATATTCCTTTATTGAAAATCAAAGTTTTACAAGGAAGGAATTTTTCACCTGACTATCCAACTGATTCTACCCAATCAGTTATTGTAAATGAAACTTTTGTAAAACAAGCTGGCTGGAAAAATCCAATCGGGCAGACTGTAAATTTTTGGTATGACAATAACGCCAAATACCAGGTAATTGGTGTGGTAAAAGATCACCATTTCGCATCGGTAAATCAGTCCATCGAACCTCAACTTTTTACAATGAAACCCGGCAACCAATACGGGATGATGTTCGTCAAAATAAAACCGGGCTCGGAGACCAAAACCCTTAAGCACATTGAGGCTTCATTTAAAAAATTATTTCCGCTCAATTCTTATGATTTCAAAATTAAGGAAAGTGAAAACCTTAAAAACTATGAATCGGAGGCTAAATGGAAGCAAATCATGCTTTTCGGTGCCATTCTGACCATTTTTATTTCATGTATCGGTCTGTTTGGTCTGGCTACACTTTCTGCCGAAAAACGCATGAAAGAGATTGGAATCAGAAAAGTGATGGGAGCAACCGTTTCCAGTGTAGTGGCCTTGCTCTCCAAAGATTTTTTGAAACTTGTGGCCTTATCGTTCCTGTTTTCGTTTCCGTTGGCCTATTTCGCTTCAACCAAATGGCTGGAAAATTATCCGTATAGAGAAAATTTCAATTTTATGATAATGGTATTTACGGCATTGGTAACCATTGTGGTGGCCTTGCTCACAGTGTCATGGCATTCGATAAAGACGGCCTTGATGAATCCGGTGAAAAGTTTGAAAACGGAGTAA
- a CDS encoding class I SAM-dependent methyltransferase — protein sequence MNRESYNTIASQWAEFRDKSFVSQLIMDFSEKLKPGAKVLDIGCGTGKPVALFLAEKGHHVTGIDLSEKMIELAQNNDILNAKFHYSDFFDFETSETFDGILAWDSFFHFPKSKQEMIYPKIARLLNPGGYLLFTHGDVDDEHTSPMLGQEFYYSAIPKEKIADLLSENGLEIEYMIKDFIEKETDRGLVVLAKKMKIE from the coding sequence GTGAATAGGGAATCATATAACACTATTGCTAGCCAATGGGCGGAATTCAGAGATAAATCCTTTGTAAGTCAGCTTATTATGGATTTTTCCGAAAAACTAAAACCCGGTGCCAAAGTCCTGGACATTGGATGTGGAACAGGAAAACCAGTTGCTTTATTTTTAGCCGAAAAAGGTCATCACGTAACCGGAATTGACCTTTCTGAAAAAATGATTGAATTAGCCCAAAATAACGATATTCTGAATGCCAAATTTCACTATTCCGACTTTTTTGATTTCGAAACTTCCGAAACTTTCGACGGCATACTGGCCTGGGATTCTTTTTTTCATTTTCCGAAAAGTAAGCAGGAAATGATATATCCAAAAATCGCCAGATTGCTTAATCCGGGAGGTTATTTATTGTTTACCCATGGAGATGTTGATGATGAACACACCAGCCCAATGTTGGGGCAGGAGTTTTATTACAGTGCTATTCCGAAAGAAAAAATCGCTGATTTATTATCGGAAAATGGGCTGGAAATAGAATACATGATTAAGGATTTTATAGAAAAGGAAACTGATAGGGGTCTGGTGGTTTTAGCAAAGAAAATGAAAATTGAATAA
- a CDS encoding ABC transporter permease yields MIKNYFKIAWRNLLKNKAMFLINVIGLALGIATCLTISLFVIDEISYDKFNEKANQIVRVNLSAKMGDELIEESSVMAPVAQTFKNEFPEVLGATRLLKTAETAKVIYANKSFRNGKSAMVDSTFFDIFSIKFIKGNAKNALNKPYTVVLTQKQAETYFGEENPINKSIEIKDQGVYSQIGYTDLSGLYTVTGIIEEMPSNAHFHFDILTSMAGNSDGLSPSWLNGNYHTYLLLAKGADLAHLETKLKVIPEKYMSAQIKSGMGMSFKEFLDKGNKVGFRLLPLPDIHLYSDYKFELEQPGDIKTVYIFSAIALFMLLIACINFMNLSTAGASKRVKEIGMRKVLGSEKSQLVFQFLTEAFISTLVAMILAGLIFYFAIPYFNQISSKTYTFLDLTTPQVLGSVVLLTFFISFLAGGYPAFFMSGFKPLNALKNKFSTGSSKGIRSGLVVFQFAISATLIIGTLVVGKQMQYIQNKDLGYDRKQLIVIREAGLLGNNFNAFRDELKKDSRVKNISTSAFVPAGPSDNNMTLVSSINDPIQRVRAKNFNIDEEYIPTLSLKVLAGRNFSKQNGTEKNNIIINESAVKAFGLKPNPVGQTILESVGADKPKEILTVIGLVKDFHSRSLHEKIDPLVMKYNPYYSLIIKVNSENSTDLINDMKTKWSSYGTGEPFTYAFLDNLYNETYQKEANMNSVLRIFALLTIFVACLGLFGLVTFTTEQRFKEIGIRKVLGSSVPQIVGLLSKDFLKLIVISFLIAFPLGYYAMNNWLQDFEYRTEISWWIFVLSGFMTVLIAFLTISYRSIKAALMNPVKSLRSE; encoded by the coding sequence ATGATTAAAAACTATTTCAAAATAGCCTGGAGGAATCTCCTCAAAAATAAAGCAATGTTTTTAATAAATGTCATTGGTCTGGCATTGGGAATTGCCACTTGTCTTACAATTTCACTTTTCGTGATTGACGAGATTTCATATGACAAATTCAATGAAAAAGCCAATCAAATAGTCAGGGTGAACCTAAGTGCTAAAATGGGTGACGAGCTCATAGAAGAGTCAAGTGTGATGGCACCTGTGGCTCAGACTTTTAAAAATGAATTTCCCGAGGTTTTGGGTGCAACTCGCTTGCTAAAAACTGCCGAAACCGCAAAGGTTATTTATGCAAATAAGTCTTTTAGAAATGGCAAATCTGCCATGGTAGATTCTACTTTTTTTGATATTTTCTCAATAAAATTTATAAAGGGGAATGCAAAAAATGCTTTAAATAAGCCATATACGGTCGTTTTAACCCAAAAACAAGCTGAAACATACTTTGGAGAGGAAAACCCCATCAATAAATCCATCGAGATTAAAGATCAGGGTGTTTATTCTCAAATTGGATACACTGACTTGAGCGGACTATACACTGTAACAGGAATCATTGAAGAGATGCCATCCAACGCCCATTTTCATTTTGATATCTTGACTTCAATGGCCGGCAATTCCGATGGATTAAGTCCAAGCTGGTTAAACGGAAATTACCACACTTATCTTTTGCTTGCCAAGGGAGCTGATTTAGCTCATCTGGAAACTAAATTGAAAGTCATTCCTGAAAAATACATGAGTGCTCAGATCAAATCAGGTATGGGAATGAGCTTCAAAGAGTTTTTGGATAAAGGTAATAAAGTTGGATTCAGGTTATTACCCCTTCCGGACATCCACCTATATTCAGATTACAAATTTGAGCTCGAACAACCAGGAGACATAAAAACGGTATATATTTTTTCAGCGATTGCACTTTTTATGTTATTGATTGCCTGTATAAATTTCATGAATTTGTCAACAGCCGGAGCCTCAAAACGTGTGAAGGAAATAGGGATGCGAAAAGTTTTGGGGTCTGAAAAAAGCCAGTTGGTTTTTCAGTTTTTGACTGAGGCGTTTATTTCAACTTTGGTGGCTATGATTTTGGCAGGCTTGATCTTTTATTTTGCTATTCCTTATTTCAATCAAATTTCCAGTAAAACCTACACTTTTCTGGATCTAACTACCCCTCAGGTTTTGGGTTCTGTTGTATTGCTTACGTTCTTCATTAGTTTTCTGGCTGGTGGTTACCCGGCATTTTTTATGTCAGGTTTTAAGCCATTGAATGCTTTGAAAAACAAATTTTCAACCGGAAGCTCAAAAGGCATAAGAAGCGGCCTTGTTGTTTTTCAATTTGCGATTTCGGCTACCCTGATAATCGGGACATTGGTAGTAGGTAAGCAAATGCAATATATTCAAAATAAGGATCTTGGCTATGATAGAAAACAGCTTATTGTAATTAGAGAAGCAGGGCTTCTTGGGAATAATTTCAATGCCTTTAGGGACGAATTGAAGAAAGACAGCCGGGTAAAAAATATTTCGACTTCGGCATTTGTACCTGCAGGGCCATCGGACAACAACATGACGCTCGTTTCTTCGATTAATGATCCGATACAGAGAGTCAGGGCTAAAAATTTTAATATTGACGAAGAATACATACCCACACTAAGCCTGAAAGTATTGGCCGGGAGGAATTTTTCTAAACAAAATGGCACTGAAAAGAATAACATAATTATCAATGAGTCAGCGGTTAAGGCGTTTGGTCTAAAGCCAAATCCTGTTGGACAAACCATCCTCGAATCGGTAGGTGCCGACAAACCCAAAGAGATTCTCACCGTAATTGGTTTGGTTAAAGATTTTCATTCGAGGTCTTTACACGAAAAAATTGACCCTTTGGTTATGAAATATAATCCATATTATAGCTTGATAATCAAGGTGAATTCTGAGAATTCCACTGATTTGATAAATGATATGAAAACCAAATGGTCTTCTTACGGCACAGGTGAGCCATTTACCTATGCATTTTTGGATAATCTCTATAATGAGACTTATCAAAAAGAAGCCAATATGAATTCAGTTTTGAGGATTTTTGCCCTGTTGACCATTTTTGTTGCATGCCTCGGGTTATTTGGCCTTGTAACTTTCACTACAGAACAAAGATTCAAAGAAATTGGAATCAGAAAAGTGCTGGGTTCATCTGTTCCCCAAATAGTTGGTTTACTATCTAAAGACTTTTTGAAACTGATAGTCATTTCTTTTTTAATTGCCTTTCCGTTAGGGTATTATGCTATGAATAATTGGTTGCAGGACTTTGAATACAGGACAGAAATCAGCTGGTGGATTTTCGTCTTGTCAGGATTTATGACCGTGCTAATTGCATTCCTGACAATAAGCTATCGAAGTATTAAAGCCGCATTGATGAATCCTGTAAAAAGTTTACGAAGTGAATAG